In a genomic window of Streptomyces pristinaespiralis:
- a CDS encoding fumarate hydratase, protein MGEMPEFAYTDLLPLGEDATPYRLVTAEGVSTFEADGRTFLKVEPEALRKLAAEAIHDIQHFLRPAHLAQLRRIIDDPEASSNDKFVALDLLKNANIAAAGVLPMCQDTGTAIVMGKRGQNVLTEGGDEEALSRGIYDAYTELNLRYSQMAPITMWEEKNTGSNLPAQIELYATDGGAYKFLFMAKGGGSANKSFLYQETKAVLNEASMMKFLEEKIRSLGTAACPPYHLAIVVGGTSAEFALKTAKYASAHYLDELPSEGSELGHGFRDEELEKKVFELTQKIGIGAQFGGKYFCHDVRVVRLPRHGASLPVAIAVSCSADRQAVAKITAEGVFLEQLETDPARFLPDTTDEQLAEDGDVVKIDLNRPMDEMLAELSKYPVKTRLSLTGPLVVARDIAHAKIKERLDAGEEMPQYLKDHPVYYAGPAKTPEGYASGSFGPTTAGRMDSYVEQFQAAGGSKIMLAKGNRSKQVTDACGTHGGFYLGSIGGPAARLAQDCIKKVEVVEYEELGMEAVWKIEVEDFPAFIVVDDKGNDFFQDPAPAPTFTSIPVRGPGLA, encoded by the coding sequence ATGGGCGAAATGCCGGAGTTCGCGTATACGGATCTGCTGCCGCTCGGTGAGGACGCCACGCCGTACCGTCTGGTGACCGCCGAGGGAGTCTCCACCTTCGAGGCCGACGGCCGTACGTTCCTCAAGGTCGAGCCGGAGGCCCTGCGCAAGCTGGCCGCCGAGGCGATCCACGACATCCAGCACTTCCTGCGTCCGGCCCACCTCGCTCAGCTGCGGCGGATCATCGACGACCCCGAGGCCTCCTCCAACGACAAGTTCGTCGCCCTCGACCTGCTGAAGAACGCGAACATCGCCGCCGCCGGCGTGCTCCCGATGTGCCAGGACACCGGCACCGCGATCGTCATGGGCAAGCGCGGCCAGAACGTGCTCACCGAGGGCGGCGACGAGGAAGCCCTGTCGCGCGGCATCTACGACGCGTACACCGAGCTGAACCTGCGGTACTCGCAGATGGCCCCGATCACCATGTGGGAGGAGAAGAACACCGGCTCCAACCTCCCCGCGCAGATCGAGCTGTACGCGACCGACGGCGGCGCCTACAAGTTCCTCTTCATGGCCAAGGGCGGCGGCTCGGCCAACAAGTCCTTCCTCTACCAGGAGACGAAGGCCGTCCTCAACGAGGCGAGCATGATGAAGTTCCTGGAGGAGAAGATCCGCTCGCTCGGCACGGCCGCCTGCCCGCCCTACCACCTGGCGATCGTCGTCGGCGGGACCAGCGCCGAGTTCGCGCTGAAGACCGCGAAGTACGCCTCCGCGCACTACCTGGACGAGCTGCCGTCCGAGGGGTCGGAGCTCGGCCACGGCTTCCGCGACGAGGAGCTGGAGAAGAAGGTCTTCGAGCTCACCCAGAAGATCGGCATCGGCGCGCAGTTCGGCGGGAAGTACTTCTGCCACGACGTGCGCGTGGTGCGCCTGCCGCGGCACGGCGCCTCGCTACCCGTCGCCATCGCCGTCTCCTGCTCCGCCGACCGCCAGGCCGTCGCCAAGATCACGGCGGAGGGAGTCTTCCTGGAGCAGCTGGAGACCGACCCCGCGCGCTTCCTGCCGGACACGACGGACGAGCAGCTGGCCGAGGACGGGGACGTCGTGAAGATCGACCTCAACCGGCCGATGGACGAGATGCTCGCCGAGCTGTCCAAGTACCCCGTCAAGACCCGTCTCTCGCTCACCGGCCCGCTGGTCGTCGCCCGTGACATCGCCCACGCGAAGATCAAGGAGCGCCTCGACGCCGGCGAGGAGATGCCGCAGTACCTGAAGGACCACCCGGTCTACTACGCGGGTCCCGCGAAGACCCCGGAGGGCTACGCGTCCGGCTCCTTCGGCCCGACGACGGCCGGCCGGATGGACTCCTACGTCGAGCAGTTCCAGGCCGCCGGCGGCTCCAAGATCATGCTGGCCAAGGGCAACCGCTCCAAGCAGGTCACCGACGCGTGCGGCACGCACGGCGGCTTCTACCTCGGCTCGATCGGCGGCCCGGCGGCGCGGCTGGCCCAGGACTGCATCAAGAAGGTCGAGGTCGTCGAGTACGAGGAGCTCGGCATGGAGGCGGTCTGGAAGATCGAGGTCGAGGACTTCCCGGCGTTCATCGTCGTGGACGACAAGGGCAACGACTTCTTCCAGGACCCGGCGCCCGCGCCGACGTTCACCTCGATCCCGGTCCGCGGCCCCGGCCTCGCGTAG
- a CDS encoding RNA polymerase sigma factor: MGDTSWPGEQLIVAAQRGDIDSITALVSGSHPNVQRFARSLCATPQDAEDAAQEALIILYRKIGMLRASGALASWMFRIVRNECLRRARTMRSHAPLPDTAVRSAEEVALQRIEAGEVAAAVAALPAEQRHVLIMRDIQGHSGRMVAEALGLSTAAMKSRLHRARAAVRRSLLATPEPAPGDAHDDS; encoded by the coding sequence GTGGGTGACACCTCTTGGCCCGGTGAACAGCTGATCGTCGCCGCCCAGCGCGGCGACATCGATTCGATCACCGCGCTGGTGTCGGGTTCGCACCCGAACGTGCAGCGCTTCGCCCGCTCGCTCTGCGCCACCCCTCAGGATGCCGAGGACGCGGCACAGGAAGCCCTGATCATCCTCTACCGCAAGATCGGGATGCTCCGGGCGTCCGGCGCGCTGGCGTCGTGGATGTTCCGCATCGTCCGCAACGAGTGCCTGCGGCGCGCGCGGACGATGCGCTCGCACGCACCCCTGCCGGACACCGCCGTTCGCTCGGCGGAGGAAGTGGCTCTGCAGCGCATAGAGGCGGGCGAGGTGGCGGCCGCCGTCGCCGCTCTGCCGGCCGAGCAGCGCCACGTACTGATCATGCGGGACATCCAGGGCCACAGCGGACGCATGGTCGCCGAGGCCCTCGGCCTCAGTACCGCCGCGATGAAATCGCGCCTGCACCGCGCCCGCGCCGCGGTCCGGCGGTCCCTTCTCGCCACACCGGAACCCGCGCCTGGAGACGCCCATGACGACAGCTGA
- a CDS encoding ricin-type beta-trefoil lectin domain protein produces the protein MKGTVPRLRLRRTVAAAAALVTVLSGLAVAAPAAAEPAGSATVPLPPELEAVRAAEATALYGSPAERPLDQRKTGLVSLGDSEISGEGTGTYEPGTNGPDNWCHRSPDAAIHRTGIPADVTYNVSCSGASTANIRIGGSKQYADELVQSDNLAVKARNTRIKMVLLVAGANDDLQFGPVMTDCVTRYILIQGPCEPKYAPGWQARVDGLVPKVEQTVRDLRTVMRDAGYRDGDYKLVVMGYPSPIGPDFRDNPDFPGKLICGGMGYDSDTVWGRNAAVPAFERGMREAARRTGAVYLDNSRLFHGHEVCYQDPWARGLYIDLGNPFPPDANSVRQSFHPNIRGHAAFASCLTQIYNSSAREASCADVNSTGRPVLVPHAWDDAYKPLRNEATGNCLDIEGAESANGTGVLGWDCHGGRNQGWWHDTARGTVHTELSQDRCLDVPGGDYRAGVSLVLWDCHGGANQKFVRDGATVRPASATGVCLTLGAAHEPVRLRACDGSANQRFA, from the coding sequence ATGAAAGGCACCGTTCCCAGACTTCGGCTCCGTCGCACCGTGGCGGCCGCCGCCGCACTCGTCACCGTACTGAGCGGCCTGGCCGTTGCCGCTCCCGCGGCAGCGGAGCCCGCCGGCTCGGCGACCGTACCCCTGCCGCCCGAACTCGAGGCCGTCCGGGCCGCAGAGGCGACCGCGCTCTACGGCAGCCCGGCGGAGCGTCCGCTCGACCAGCGCAAGACCGGCCTGGTCTCGCTCGGGGACAGCGAGATCTCCGGCGAGGGCACCGGCACCTACGAGCCCGGCACGAACGGGCCCGACAACTGGTGCCACCGCTCGCCCGACGCCGCCATCCACCGCACCGGCATCCCGGCCGACGTCACCTACAACGTCTCCTGCTCGGGTGCCTCCACCGCCAACATCCGCATCGGCGGCAGCAAGCAGTACGCCGACGAGCTGGTCCAGAGCGACAACCTCGCCGTCAAGGCCCGCAACACCCGCATCAAGATGGTGCTACTGGTCGCCGGAGCCAACGACGACCTCCAGTTCGGCCCCGTCATGACCGACTGCGTCACCCGCTACATCCTGATCCAGGGACCCTGCGAGCCCAAGTACGCCCCGGGCTGGCAGGCCCGCGTCGACGGCCTCGTCCCCAAGGTCGAGCAGACCGTGCGCGACCTGCGCACCGTGATGCGCGACGCCGGGTACCGGGACGGCGACTACAAGCTGGTCGTCATGGGCTACCCGAGCCCGATCGGCCCCGACTTCCGCGACAACCCCGACTTCCCGGGCAAACTCATCTGCGGCGGGATGGGCTACGACTCCGACACCGTGTGGGGCAGGAACGCCGCAGTCCCCGCCTTCGAACGCGGCATGCGCGAGGCCGCGCGCAGGACCGGGGCCGTGTACCTCGACAACTCCCGCCTCTTCCACGGCCATGAGGTCTGCTACCAGGACCCCTGGGCCCGAGGCCTGTACATCGACCTCGGCAACCCCTTCCCGCCGGACGCCAACTCGGTTCGGCAGTCCTTCCACCCCAACATCCGCGGCCACGCCGCCTTCGCCTCGTGCCTGACCCAGATCTACAACTCCTCGGCGCGCGAGGCGAGCTGCGCGGACGTGAACTCGACGGGCAGGCCGGTACTGGTCCCTCACGCCTGGGACGACGCCTACAAGCCGCTGCGCAACGAGGCGACGGGCAACTGCCTGGACATCGAGGGTGCCGAGAGCGCGAACGGCACCGGTGTGCTCGGCTGGGACTGCCACGGCGGACGCAACCAGGGTTGGTGGCACGACACCGCGCGGGGAACCGTCCACACGGAGCTGTCCCAGGACCGCTGCCTGGACGTGCCCGGCGGTGACTACCGGGCGGGCGTCTCCCTCGTCCTCTGGGACTGCCACGGCGGCGCCAACCAGAAATTCGTACGTGACGGGGCCACGGTCCGTCCGGCGTCCGCGACCGGGGTCTGCCTGACCCTGGGCGCGGCGCACGAGCCCGTCCGGCTCCGTGCGTGCGACGGCTCGGCGAACCAGCGCTTCGCCTGA
- a CDS encoding class II fumarate hydratase, translating into MSDADEYRTEHDSMGEVRVPVHAKWRAQTQRAVENFPVSGQRLERSHIEALARIKAAAAQVNAQLGVLDEEVAEAIAAAAAEVAEGRWDEHFPVDVFQTGSGTSSNMNTNEVLATLATERLGRDVHPNDHVNASQSSNDVFPSSIHIAATAAVTRDLIPALDHLASSLERKATEFAAVVKAGRTHLMDATPVTLGQEFGGYAAQVRYGIERLKASLPRLAELPLGGTAVGTGINTPPGFSAAVIAEVARTTGLPLTEARDHFEAQGARDGLVETSGQLRTVAVSLTKICNDLRWMASGPRTGLAEIALPDLQPGSSIMPGKVNPVIPEAVLMVAAQVTGNDATVAAAGAAGNFELNVMLPVIAKNLLESVRLLANASRLLADRTVDGITADVERAREYAESSPSVVTPLNKYIGYEEAAKVAKKSLAERRTIREVVLESGYVERGELTVEQLDEALDVLRMTHP; encoded by the coding sequence ATGAGCGACGCCGACGAGTACCGGACCGAGCACGACTCCATGGGTGAGGTGCGGGTCCCCGTCCACGCCAAGTGGCGGGCGCAGACCCAGCGGGCCGTGGAGAACTTCCCCGTCTCCGGTCAGCGTCTGGAACGTTCGCACATCGAGGCGCTCGCCCGTATCAAGGCCGCGGCCGCCCAGGTCAACGCCCAACTCGGCGTGCTGGACGAGGAGGTGGCGGAGGCGATCGCCGCCGCCGCCGCGGAGGTCGCAGAGGGCCGCTGGGACGAGCACTTCCCCGTCGACGTCTTCCAGACCGGCTCCGGCACCTCCTCCAACATGAACACCAACGAGGTGCTGGCCACCCTCGCCACCGAACGGCTCGGCCGCGACGTGCACCCCAACGACCATGTGAACGCCTCCCAGTCGTCCAACGACGTCTTCCCCTCCTCCATCCACATCGCGGCGACCGCGGCCGTCACCCGCGACCTGATCCCCGCGCTGGACCATCTCGCCTCCTCCCTGGAGCGCAAGGCCACCGAGTTCGCGGCGGTCGTCAAGGCCGGCCGTACGCATCTGATGGACGCGACGCCCGTCACCCTCGGCCAGGAGTTCGGCGGCTACGCGGCCCAGGTCCGGTACGGGATCGAACGGCTGAAGGCCTCCCTGCCCCGTCTCGCGGAACTGCCCCTGGGCGGCACCGCCGTGGGCACCGGCATCAACACCCCGCCCGGCTTCTCCGCCGCTGTCATCGCCGAGGTGGCCCGGACGACCGGGCTGCCGCTGACGGAGGCGCGCGACCACTTCGAGGCGCAGGGGGCCCGCGACGGCCTCGTGGAGACGTCCGGACAGCTCCGTACGGTCGCGGTCTCGCTCACCAAGATCTGCAACGACCTGCGCTGGATGGCATCGGGGCCGCGCACCGGTCTCGCCGAGATCGCGCTCCCCGACCTCCAGCCCGGCTCCTCGATCATGCCGGGCAAGGTGAACCCGGTGATCCCCGAGGCCGTTCTGATGGTGGCCGCTCAGGTCACCGGCAACGACGCGACCGTCGCGGCGGCCGGTGCGGCCGGCAACTTCGAACTCAACGTCATGCTCCCGGTGATCGCCAAGAACCTGCTGGAATCGGTCAGACTTCTGGCCAACGCGTCGCGCCTGCTGGCGGACCGCACCGTCGACGGCATCACGGCCGACGTGGAACGGGCCCGTGAGTACGCGGAGTCCTCGCCCTCGGTCGTCACCCCGCTCAACAAGTACATCGGCTACGAGGAGGCGGCGAAGGTCGCCAAGAAGTCGCTCGCGGAACGCCGGACGATCCGTGAAGTGGTGCTCGAGTCCGGCTATGTGGAACGGGGAGAGCTGACCGTGGAGCAGCTCGACGAGGCACTTGACGTGCTGCGCATGACCCATCCGTGA
- the fomD gene encoding cytidylyl-2-hydroxypropylphosphonate hydrolase: MTGTGGPAHGTGRTEPHRTDTEGTARWEPGDHILWRYRGHAPGRAGRAFHICRPVTVVQDTDELLAVWMAPGTECVKPVIADGTPVHEEPLATRYTAPRTTARTRWSGNGVLKLAQPGLPWSVWLFWEHDWQFRSWYVNLEEPRTRWSGGVDSEDHYLDISVYPDRSWLWRDEDEFEQAQRVGLMDARTARGVRDAGRAAVEVIRAWGAPFSDGWEGWRPDPAWHVPALPADWDRLPARQAA, translated from the coding sequence ATGACAGGCACGGGAGGCCCGGCACACGGAACGGGCAGGACGGAACCGCACAGGACCGACACGGAAGGCACCGCGCGCTGGGAGCCGGGGGACCACATCCTGTGGCGGTACCGAGGGCATGCCCCGGGCCGGGCCGGCCGCGCGTTCCACATCTGCCGGCCCGTGACCGTCGTCCAGGACACCGACGAGCTGCTCGCCGTCTGGATGGCCCCCGGCACCGAGTGTGTGAAGCCGGTGATCGCGGACGGCACCCCGGTGCACGAGGAGCCGCTCGCCACCCGCTACACCGCGCCCCGCACCACCGCCCGCACCCGCTGGAGCGGCAACGGCGTGCTCAAGCTGGCGCAGCCCGGCCTGCCCTGGTCGGTGTGGCTGTTCTGGGAGCACGACTGGCAGTTCCGCAGCTGGTACGTCAACCTGGAGGAACCCCGTACCCGCTGGTCGGGGGGTGTCGACTCCGAGGACCACTACCTCGACATCTCCGTCTATCCGGACCGTAGTTGGCTGTGGCGGGACGAGGACGAGTTCGAACAGGCACAGCGCGTCGGACTGATGGACGCCCGGACGGCGAGGGGCGTACGGGACGCGGGCCGGGCGGCGGTCGAGGTGATCCGCGCCTGGGGTGCGCCGTTCTCCGACGGCTGGGAGGGCTGGCGACCCGACCCTGCTTGGCATGTACCGGCCCTTCCGGCCGACTGGGACCGGCTGCCGGCGCGGCAGGCGGCCTGA